From the Solanum stenotomum isolate F172 chromosome 4, ASM1918654v1, whole genome shotgun sequence genome, one window contains:
- the LOC125862318 gene encoding methylecgonone reductase-like produces the protein MGMDMKQMLVPNVNLNSGHEMPVIGMGTAPGLPQHDELVSTLIDAIEIGYRHFDTAAVYGSEEALGQAVAEAIQCGLIKSREQVFITSKLWCTETHRDLVLPALKRTLGRLNMDYLDLYLIHLPVTLKKKVNSNDDEARIDKEDIIPFDMRGTWEGMEECCRLGLAKSIGVSNFTCTKLSQILHYATIPPAVNQVEMHVAWRQEKMLEYCKEKGIHVSAWSPLGANGITPWGTHSVMESPVLKDIAIHKHKSVAQVALRWVYEQGASAIVKSFNKDRMKENLQILDWELSNEEIAQIQEIPPCTGFKVDMVLVHPNGPYKSAHQFWDGEI, from the exons ATGGGTATGGACATGAAGCAAATGTTAGTGCCAAATGTGAATCTGAATTCTGGTCATGAAATGCCTGTTATAGGGATGGGAACAGCACCTGGCTTACCACAACATGATGAATTAGTGTCAACACTCATAGATGCCATTGAAATTGGTTATCGTCACTTTGACACAGCCGCTGTCTATGGCTCTGAGGAAGCACTTGGCCAAGCAGTGGCGGAAGCGATACAATGCGGACTCATTAAGAGTCGTGAACAAGTGTTTATTACGTCTAAATTATGGTGCACGGAAACTCATCGTGACCTTGTTCTTCCTGCCTTGAAAAGAACTCTTGG GAGGCTGAATATGGATTACTTGGATTTATACCTAATACATTTGCCAGTGacattgaagaagaaggttaATAGTAATGATGATGAAGCAAGGATTGACAAAGAGGATATAATTCCATTTGACATGAGAGGGACATGGGAAGGCATGGAAGAGTGTTGTAGGTTAGGTCTGGCCAAGTCTATTGGTGTCTCCAACTTTACATGCACTAAGCTCTCTCAAATCCTACACTATGCTACCATTCCTCCTGCAGTTAACCAG GTGGAAATGCATGTTGCATGGAGGCAAGAGAAGATGTTAGAGTATTGCAAGGAAAAAGGAATACATGTGAGTGCATG GTCTCCACTCGGAGCTAATGGGATAACTCCTTGGGGCACCCATTCTGTTATGGAGAGCCCTGTCCTTAAAGATATTGCCATTCACAAACACAAGAGCGTTGCTCAG GTGGCGTTAAGATGGGTATATGAGCAAGGAGCTAGCGCAATAGTGAAGAGTTTCAACAAGGACAGGATGAAAGAGAACCTACAAATTTTGGATTGGGAACTAAGTAATGAAGAAATAGCTCAAATTCAAGAGATTCCTCCTTGCACCGGATTCAAAGTTGACATGGTTTTAGTTCATCCAAATGGACCATACAAATCTGCCCATCAATTCTGGGATGGCGAGATATAG